CACGTGATAACGGAATGAACATGTAGATTAACAAGTAAGtgaatcatgaacataaattctatttaagaatctaaagctaaaagaataaactagaggGTTAAGGTAGAACAAAGAGGTAAGAaccagaaaacaaaaaggacgagatacaaaagatggaagtgtatagtgaacaaatacggaacgtaataataataatatttaacttacgTAGGCTCGGgtatatagttgtatagtttaataaacagttggtattaaactagcagccaaaaagatatactacTAGGAGTAGCAAagcttaaaattgttacatccaaaaaaatataagtGCGACTTCTGTGGATCGAACACAGGACCTCCAGATATCTCAAACAAAAGTATTCTTCAGTCTGGCGCTCTCCCAACTGAGCTAAACCCGCTTATTTTTCTACTTCTAATTAGTTTAATTTGAGTATTTGTGTATTTGAGTATGTAAACACTTAAACGCACATTGCTCTAAGGGCTTAAATTttctggaatatgattatatcattttctattaagtggtaaaagacttttatcacgtgacttattatttaaaatgtaCTGGaattcaagagagttagacattgttatacagtgtctaactctcttgaatcccagtagTTTTCTGGTTCTTACCTCTTTGTTCCACCTTAACCCtctaatttattcttttagctttagattcttaaatagaatttatgttcatgattcaCTTGTTGATCTACATGTTCATTCCGTTATCACGTGATCCTGATTTATAGACGTGACTAACGTAGCTGTCACAATTTTTGTGGTTCCAATCTATGTATCTTGTAAATGCCTTCTCCTTCTTCTATTGCAGCAAGTCGGAGTTCTAACTATATTATACTTGGTATAAAGGCTCTATTTATCTAACTGTGTACGGTAATTAAGATATTAATACTTTTCTCTAGACTTAGAAACTCAACCCGTTCGTTGCTTTCTTCATTTGTTTTTCGTGTCAGATGATTTGTGTCTGACCTTGatgaatatatacataattattaatcctTGAAATCACGTGATACATATTCTTAGAATGTATGACAATACTTCTAAAAAGAGTTGCGCCacatattaataatttgaactATTAAGAATATGTGACATGATGTAACAATAGTTATAAAATGATTTCGCCCAGGATCGAACTGGGGACGTTCTGCGTGTTAAGCAGATGCCATAACCAACTAGACCACGAAACCATATATCTCTTATGCTGTTTTTTAATACGAGACTGACAGGACAAGGGTGGTATTTCAGAGTTCCGACGGTACTGAGATCAGTAGTTCCAGGTTGTATTACAAGATTatgctggaatatgattatatcattttctattaagtggtaaaagacttttatcacgtgacttattgtttaaaatgtgtttttctgtttatatagaaaaacactatttaagaaatatattcattttagttatagtatttactatatatttcaaaataggATAATCGTCTTAtatcttaaacactgtatatcaatgtctaactctcttgaatcccagtatGGTAGCAATGCCTAGTTCTGATCTAGAGGAAACACAGTTGGTGCATGAACAGCTAACTTTgattaaagaaaagattcaactaaacagaaaaaaaatgattgaGCTTTTATCTAACGAAGATTTAGATACTGATGAAGCTCAAGAGATGATTAATAAACTTGACAAATCTAAGACATTTTTAGAGAATTTAAGAGAAAAATGTAACaaagatttgaaatatttacaaagtcaacaacaacaattggcaaagaaagaaaaagttAATACTGAATTGAAGGTTGGAGATAACAAtgaaaacaaattaaacaaCAAAACTGTCGAGAATAAAGATACAATGGATAAAAGTAATTCCATTGATGATTTATCAGATGTTGAAGATGTTGTAAATCTAATGTCACTAAGAGATGACAGAGGAGATTATTATGAATTTATCACCAACAATGGTGAAAGtcataaattttattacgAAAATAAATCAGCAAAACTTGATTTTGGATTGAACGAAATTAAAGACTTTCCTAATTGGATTTATATGGTCAAAAGATTTCTAAAGAAATGGAACTTTGATAACATCACTAAATGTAATtcagatgatgatattcCATTAGTAGAacataaaattattacccTGGTTATCCAAGAATCTTTAGGAAACGGCTTTAATAGatggaaaaataattatgttATTACTGcgtttgaaattttaaaagaattaaaagaaatgtGTATTGATGATTACCCGAGAGAAGTTAAAGACAAAATGTGGAGAAGAATTcatattgataaattctGCTCAGATACAAATGAGTTGAAAGAAGTCTTAAACAACATAAtcttattagaaaaatgtACTGCAAATAATGCGGAAATACAGTCAACTACCAATGAGTTCATCAATAATAAGATTAAATCTACTCTGGATAATCAACTAGATATGATGGTTGATATTAGATTAGCTAGTATAACTATTGATGATAAAGGAAATATGCCACCAACAGGATACATTGAAAATATAGTTGATACCATAAAGagtattaaaagaaaaaatggCATACGTTCAGGACAGTCAAGGCAATGCAATCAATGCAATTCATTTTTGCATTTTGCCAAAAACTGTCCAAATACTCTTAGGCAATATGAACAACAATAGGATGAATGTggaaaaatacaaaaataaactgcctataaaatatcaaacttatcataataaatataccaaagagaataataataataatatagtaAGATTGGTTAATACATCAGACAAAACTTCTGACTTTGTGGTTATTGATACTGCATCAGGAATTAGCATGACACCTTTCAAAGAGCAACTAGTTGACTTTATTCCCCTAACAAAAGAAAACCCTGGTCCATCATATTATGGAGTAGGAAATGATGATCAAGAAAAACCAATTTGTTTTGAAGGTTATGGATTTCTACCAATTCGAggtgataataataaaattatccaTATGTTTACATATTTGGTTCCATATGAAGATgcaataattttatctgCATTCAAACTATGGGAAATAGTTGGATATGGTTTTGAATCTGGAAAATATGACTTTTCAACTGtcaataattataaaataccAACAAAAATTATGGATCATACAATTTGGGTTCCTACTAAGCAAATAATTGCAGAATatacaaatgaaattacaaataaaaaagtaagaataataaaatcttcTAAAATATCACTTTTAGAGGCTCACTTAAGACTAAATCACCTACCTACTGTAGCAATACAAGAGTCTATCAAGAATAAGATTTTTGAGGATGTAGAAGTAATTCAGGAAAAcaagaataataatcatatatGGTGTGAAATATGTGTGGCTGGAAAAATGACAAAGCATTTTCACTACACGAATTCAATGAACAACTACACCATGCTAAAATCACCAGGATCATCCTGGAgtattgatttatttggCCTAGTTAACAAAGTTTCCTCAGGTACTCCTAGATACATGATGATAATGGTTGATAATGTTTCAAGATATGTTATATGCACAACTCATCTTTACAAAactgatgatgaaattgtagaccaaattgataaaaatataagatttattgaaacacaatttggaagaaaaatacaagaatttattacaGACAGAGGTTCTGAGtttaccaataataacttGAAACAATTACCTGAGAAAAAAGGAATTCAATTAAGATTTACCTCAACTCAAGATCACTCGGCTAATGCTAGAGCAGAAAGAGCAATTCGAACAATTATAACGGATACTAGAACACTACTGTTACAAGCTAAATTACCACTTAAATTTTGGCACTATGCAGTTATGGCATCTGCGGAAGTGAGAAACTGTAcatataataagaatacTAAAGATGCACCATTAAATGTAATATCCGAATTGCCTGTTAAGATAATATTACGTAATTTTTTACCTTTTGGAGCTCCAGCTACGATATGGAATCATAAATCTAAGAAAACATCTGCACCAAGCTTACAAGCAGTGGTTTTGTCAAAAGATCCACAGAGTTTtggatatttcttttatataccTAAGGAAAATAGAGTAATTACCACTACAAACTTTAAAATCCCTGATTATTCAGTAAATTCGCAACAGAAGAGTAATCCAGAAGAAACCATTATTGCACGATTTAAAGCTAATGTTACATCTAAAATAGGTTCTACTAGAAATTTTGgatttgatgaagatgagaTTAATGAAGCATTTCCTGATAAAGAGtatgaaaatgatactgaaggtataaataatattacgGTAGATGATAAGATAGTATCACAACAGTTGTTAAATGACcttaatgaaaatggtgaagaagaaataatgGATACCGAAAGTGATTTTAGTCCTTCTAATATAGATCCTGACCTTATTGACAATGTTAATTTagatgaaattttagaacAACCTAACGTAATTGAACTTATGAACAATGAGAATACAACAATTAACGAGGAAGACGAAATTAAGAATACAGACACTAATAATGagaatattgataatgatatcaacagtaataatgataataaagacaaatattcaatgttaataaatgaaaataattataataattgcaataattcaaatgatgagatgaataatatattaccATCTAATGAAGACTATAACTCAATCACTGATGAACAAGAGAGTGTTGATTTAACAGAAGTAGTTCCATCATCACTAAATACAGACATCATAATACAGagtaataatgatacaaCAGCCgatgataataatcatGATATAAGCAATGATATTTCACTTTATTCAAACATTCCAATAACATCAGAAGATgagaatgaaaatataactGAAACACATCCTAATGACATAATTAATGCTAATAGAGAATCAGATAACGCATCTATTATTGAAGATAgtattgataatttcaatgAGGACAGTAAAAGTAGATCAGAAATTGAACCAGATAGTAGTACAATAACAGTTAATGAAAGAGCTAATATGTATAAAAGAACCAGAGAAGAAGTTGATGTACAGGATAAGGAAACAGACAGtacatcaaataataatattatagaaaCTAGCTCATCCAGATTATCATTCtccaagaaaaatttacaatcTTTAGTTGGTCACAGAAATAATAGTACAAGCAGAAAACCTAATCATAGCATACCAACTTATCTACAAGAAAGGAAGTCTGATCCTGTAACGCCACCTATAATACATCCTACATCGAAAAAACCTCGTTTACGAAAAGTACGTCGTATTTTACCACGTACCAACCggcaaaataaaataagatCGATTTACTATAAAGAAGCcataacaaataataaaaatttaaaacaaagaGAGAGATTTATCAAGTCATTCAAGAAGGAAGTTGAAAACTTGGTTAAGATGGGGGTTTATGACCCTGATATTCGCTTACCCAAATCAGCTATTCCCAAAAATAAGATAATATCTACAGTTATAGTATTCATTGTTAAACAAGATGGGACATGTAAGGCAAGGTATTGTGCTCGTGGTGATTTACAGAATCAAGAGTCTTACGGTAATACTGACTCCGCTATTTTAAGTCTTGATAGTCTTAAAGTTCTATTATCTGTTGCTAATAATAAGCAATTACACATTCGAACTGCAGACATCAGTCATGCTTTCCTATACGCTACTCTAGATGAGGAGTTATATATTAACCATCCATCAGATAAGAGGGTGTATACGCCACTAAAGAAAGCTCTTTATGGCTTGAAGCAAAGTCCaaaaaattggaatgaAACATTAAGAGAATTTATGAATTCTTATGATTTTTATGATACGGAGTTTGCTCCAGTTTTGTTTGCATCTTCGGATGGCAATAAACTTATAGCAGCGTATGTGGATGATTGTGTTTTAGCCGCAGAAACTGAAGAAGATCTGGATGAGATAATAGAAATGTTTAAGAAtacatttgaattaaaagttattggaataatgaatgaagaaaaacaattagAACCAGATATTTTAGGTATAGACTTGAAATATGACTTGAATAAAGGAATCGTTACATTGAGTATGAAATCATACATTGacaaatttaatgatgattttCCACTACTAAAACTGAAAGAATATGAGAATAACTTAACAACAGAACAAAAGAAAGATTTAACACCTCACTTTAgtgaatataatttaaatccaaatgaatatatacTACTAATGAATAAGACTGAACACAAAGAGAAGGTTAAGTATATACAAAAATCTATTGGAAAGCTAAACTACTTAAGAACAAGAGGTAGGCTGGATCTGGAATTTGCAGTTAGCAATATTGCCAGATTTGCATTATATCCACATGTTAAAGTAATTAAAACTGTTGAtagattaattaaatatacttATGTGAAAAGGGATCTCAATGTAGTAAtgaaaagagaaaagaaaCAGCCTGATGAGATCACAGTAATTACTGATGCTTCATTAGGATCAGAATATGATGTAACATCAAGAATTGGGGGTATAATATGGTTTGGAAACACATTTATGTTTGGGTTTTCAAACAAACCATCAATTGTTTGTGACTCTTCGGCAGAATGTGAATTAGATGCTCTAAACAAAGGTGAAAAACTAGCTCTACATTTAAAGTTCAagttagaaaaattatttaagaaaaattttaaaattaatattattacggATTCTAAACCTGTAATAGAATGGCTTAAAAAACCATATATTGTGGGTAGAACAAAGTTCCTTGGAATCAGAATTGGTCGTTTAAAAGAAAGACTAAAGGACAAGTCCACCTTtctaagaaaaattgatggATTGGAGAATGTAACCGATCCATTAATAAAACCGGTCAGCCCAACTGATTTCAAGAACCTAAATAAAATCATGGAAGGTAACATTACTCCACAAAACTTACTACCATTGACCAACCTTGTGGAGACTGAAGAGGGAGTTCGCAAGATGTAAGGATCGTGTATGGTCAGGTAGAATGATAAAAAGTTTGTTAAGAGGGtgtgctggaatatgattatatcattttctatcaCGTGACtgtttaagaaatatattcattttagttatagtatttactatatatttctaaataaagtaatcgtcttatatcttaaacactgtataacaatgtctaactctcttgaatcccagtaaATACAACCTGTAACTACTGTTCTCACTACCATCCGAACTCTGAAACACCATCCTTGTCCTGTCAGTCTTGTATTACAACATTCTTTGTTGTAGATGAGATTgactttatactcatctacaagttgctaactagaaattatacataacACTGAGCAACTGCTGGTTGCATACCTGTGAATATCTGTTCGATGCATAATCTCTACTAGTTAGCCagtattaataaaactgagcactcctacccttgtaagtaagtttataaacagttcaattaaagtaaaatggaaaagctggcgttgacctttgaaaTGTATTTAAAGGCCAGCTTTTTCAGACttaagacataaatttatagttcctttatatagttatttagtttaaaaagaacaacaattatattcgtaagttcgaagtattaactggtgttaagttaataagattgttaaGTTAAGTTTTGGTAGTTACTATTTAAGTGTATCGTACTACTAAGTTGGTTTACAATATTCTTCAACAAATAAGAGGCAACTTGGCCGAGTGGTTAAGGCGATAGATTAGAAATCTCTTGGGCTCTGCCCGCACAGGTTCGAATCCTGTAGTTGTCGTTTGGTTTCGTGGTCTAGTTGGTTATGGCATCTGCTTAACACGCAGAACGTCCCCAGTTCGATCCTGGGCgaaatcatttttataacTATTGTTACATCATGTCACACATTCTTAATagttcaaattattaatatgtGGCGCAACTCTTTTTAGAAGTATTGTCATACATTCTAAGAATATGTATCACGTGATTTCAaggattaataattatgtatatattcatCAAGGTCAGACACAAATCATCTGACACGAAAAACAAATGAAGAAAGCAACGAACGGGTTGAGTTTCTAACTCtagagaaaaatattaatatcttaATTACCATACACAGTTAGATAAATAGAGTCTTTATGCCAAGTATAATATAGTTAGAACTCCGACTTGCTGCAATAGAAGAAGGAGAAGGCATTTACAAGATACATAGATTGGAACCACAAAAATTGTGACAAGTATATAAAGCCCAGCATTCTCCTCTATAGGGatccaaatgaaaatggATACAAGGGTATAAGAGATAGGTAAGAAAGGGTGGTTCTGAAAATCTGAAAactaatatcaaaaaatataagatCTAGTTATAGATCTATCCACATCTATAGTATATAACAGCAGTACCCTTAAATCAAACTATTAACGCTATTAACTATTAAGATCTAAGATTAAAAGATTCAAGAGTAATTATAAAACTTATTAAGATTATGTGACACATCATTCGGAGTTTTTATGCTGGTTGGAAAATGTTTCTCGGTATATTATAAAACTCCGAACGCAAATAATTACCAAAAGAGGAAGTGATACCTACTATTTCTCTTTCCCCATcgaataaatatttcacaTGAACACaacaaatttatatatttgaaatataaaatgtactaaaaatcatttaacaaatatttttaaggTATTGGAGAATAATAGCTTACAACTGAGTCAGTGTCGAgagtaattttttttctccaTTTTAAGTTTAGTTTTAATTCCAATTTGTTTACTTATTATACAAATAGTTCCTGGATGCAGAATGctttataaatattcaacaTCTTTTGGTTTCCAGTACAGTTCACGGGTTTAATCCTATAAGCTACCCTATCAATTTCCCCAGCAATTACCGGTGTCGTAA
The window above is part of the Henningerozyma blattae CBS 6284 chromosome 2, complete genome genome. Proteins encoded here:
- the TBLA0B05400 gene encoding gag-pol fusion protein; the encoded protein is MVAMPSSDLEETQLVHEQLTLIKEKIQLNRKKMIELLSNEDLDTDEAQEMINKLDKSKTFLENLREKCNKDLKYLQSQQQQLAKKEKVNTELKVGDNNENKLNNKTVENKDTMDKSNSIDDLSDVEDVVNLMSLRDDRGDYYEFITNNGESHKFYYENKSAKLDFGLNEIKDFPNWIYMVKRFLKKWNFDNITKCNSDDDIPLVEHKIITLVIQESLGNGFNRWKNNYVITAFEILKELKEMCIDDYPREVKDKMWRRIHIDKFCSDTNELKEVLNNIILLEKCTANNAEIQSTTNEFINNKIKSTLDNQLDMMVDIRLASITIDDKGNMPPTGYIENIVDTIKSIKRKNGIRSGQSRQCNQCNSFLHFAKNCPNTLGNMNNNRMNVEKYKNKLPIKYQTYHNKYTKENNNNNIVRLVNTSDKTSDFVVIDTASGISMTPFKEQLVDFIPLTKENPGPSYYGVGNDDQEKPICFEGYGFLPIRGDNNKIIHMFTYLVPYEDAIILSAFKLWEIVGYGFESGKYDFSTVNNYKIPTKIMDHTIWVPTKQIIAEYTNEITNKKVRIIKSSKISLLEAHLRLNHLPTVAIQESIKNKIFEDVEVIQENKNNNHIWCEICVAGKMTKHFHYTNSMNNYTMLKSPGSSWSIDLFGLVNKVSSGTPRYMMIMVDNVSRYVICTTHLYKTDDEIVDQIDKNIRFIETQFGRKIQEFITDRGSEFTNNNLKQLPEKKGIQLRFTSTQDHSANARAERAIRTIITDTRTLLLQAKLPLKFWHYAVMASAEVRNCTYNKNTKDAPLNVISELPVKIILRNFLPFGAPATIWNHKSKKTSAPSLQAVVLSKDPQSFGYFFYIPKENRVITTTNFKIPDYSVNSQQKSNPEETIIARFKANVTSKIGSTRNFGFDEDEINEAFPDKEYENDTEGINNITVDDKIVSQQLLNDLNENGEEEIMDTESDFSPSNIDPDLIDNVNLDEILEQPNVIELMNNENTTINEEDEIKNTDTNNENIDNDINSNNDNKDKYSMLINENNYNNCNNSNDEMNNILPSNEDYNSITDEQESVDLTEVVPSSLNTDIIIQSNNDTTADDNNHDISNDISLYSNIPITSEDENENITETHPNDIINANRESDNASIIEDSIDNFNEDSKSRSEIEPDSSTITVNERANMYKRTREEVDVQDKETDSTSNNNIIETSSSRLSFSKKNLQSLVGHRNNSTSRKPNHSIPTYLQERKSDPVTPPIIHPTSKKPRLRKVRRILPRTNRQNKIRSIYYKEAITNNKNLKQRERFIKSFKKEVENLVKMGVYDPDIRLPKSAIPKNKIISTVIVFIVKQDGTCKARYCARGDLQNQESYGNTDSAILSLDSLKVLLSVANNKQLHIRTADISHAFLYATLDEELYINHPSDKRVYTPLKKALYGLKQSPKNWNETLREFMNSYDFYDTEFAPVLFASSDGNKLIAAYVDDCVLAAETEEDLDEIIEMFKNTFELKVIGIMNEEKQLEPDILGIDLKYDLNKGIVTLSMKSYIDKFNDDFPLLKLKEYENNLTTEQKKDLTPHFSEYNLNPNEYILLMNKTEHKEKVKYIQKSIGKLNYLRTRGRLDLEFAVSNIARFALYPHVKVIKTVDRLIKYTYVKRDLNVVMKREKKQPDEITVITDASLGSEYDVTSRIGGIIWFGNTFMFGFSNKPSIVCDSSAECELDALNKGEKLALHLKFKLEKLFKKNFKINIITDSKPVIEWLKKPYIVGRTKFLGIRIGRLKERLKDKSTFLRKIDGLENVTDPLIKPVSPTDFKNLNKIMEGNITPQNLLPLTNLVETEEGVRKM